One Pseudopipra pipra isolate bDixPip1 chromosome 28, bDixPip1.hap1, whole genome shotgun sequence genomic region harbors:
- the ANK1 gene encoding ankyrin-1 isoform X17, whose protein sequence is MWALLAQLLIALVLLAFFLVSCQNVMHIVRGSVRFLLTHAHRELDKELGESPGLADDEEALSARVVRRRVLVKGNEVLHLPGEQVTEEQFTDDQGNIVTKKIIRKVVRQLGPGDMGDRQEQEELILEGSLREPQDLEAEDDHFMKYSFLHRDGLGAKDRTSTPNH, encoded by the exons ATGTGGGCTCTGCTGGCCCAGCTGCTGATCGCGCTGGTGCTGCTGGCGTTCTTCCTGGTCAGCTGCCAGAACGTCATGCACATCGTCAGGGGCTCCGTCCGCTTCCTGCTCACACACGCCCACCGGGAGCTGGACAAGGAGCTCGGGGAGAGCCCGGGGCTGGCGGACGATGAGGAGGCTCTCTCCGCCAGAGTCGTCCGCCGGCGCGTCCTGGTGAAG GGGAACGAAGTCCTTCATCTCCCTGGAGAGCAGGTGACGGAGGAGCAGTTCACAGATGATCAAGGCAATATAGTCACCAAGAAG ATCATCCGGAAGGTGGTGCGTCAGCTGGGCCCTGGTGACATGGGTGACAGGCAGGAACAGGAGGAGCTGATTCTGGAGGGCTCCCTGCGGGAGCCCCAAGACCTGGAGGCTGAGGATGATCACTTCATGAAATACTCCTTCTTGCACCGGGATGGTCTGGGGGCCAAG GATCGCACCTCAACACCAAACCACTGA
- the ANK1 gene encoding ankyrin-1 isoform X16, with product MWALLAQLLIALVLLAFFLVSCQNVMHIVRGSVRFLLTHAHRELDKELGESPGLADDEEALSARVVRRRVLVKGNEVLHLPGEQVTEEQFTDDQGNIVTKKIIRKVVRQLGPGDMGDRQEQEELILEGSLREPQDLEAEDDHFMKYSFLHRDGLGAKEEVQVRVPKPEVSGGRMGAQIVKRASLKRGKQ from the exons ATGTGGGCTCTGCTGGCCCAGCTGCTGATCGCGCTGGTGCTGCTGGCGTTCTTCCTGGTCAGCTGCCAGAACGTCATGCACATCGTCAGGGGCTCCGTCCGCTTCCTGCTCACACACGCCCACCGGGAGCTGGACAAGGAGCTCGGGGAGAGCCCGGGGCTGGCGGACGATGAGGAGGCTCTCTCCGCCAGAGTCGTCCGCCGGCGCGTCCTGGTGAAG GGGAACGAAGTCCTTCATCTCCCTGGAGAGCAGGTGACGGAGGAGCAGTTCACAGATGATCAAGGCAATATAGTCACCAAGAAG ATCATCCGGAAGGTGGTGCGTCAGCTGGGCCCTGGTGACATGGGTGACAGGCAGGAACAGGAGGAGCTGATTCTGGAGGGCTCCCTGCGGGAGCCCCAAGACCTGGAGGCTGAGGATGATCACTTCATGAAATACTCCTTCTTGCACCGGGATGGTCTGGGGGCCAAG GAGGAGGTGCAAGTGCGTGTCCCGAAACCAGAGGTCTCCGGGGGCAGGATGGGGGCTCAGATAGTGAAACGAGCCAGCCTGAAAAGGGGGAAGCAGTGA
- the ANK1 gene encoding ankyrin-1 isoform X18, whose product MWALLAQLLIALVLLAFFLVSCQNVMHIVRGSVRFLLTHAHRELDKELGESPGLADDEEALSARVVRRRVLVKGNEVLHLPGEQVTEEQFTDDQGNIVTKKDRTSTPNH is encoded by the exons ATGTGGGCTCTGCTGGCCCAGCTGCTGATCGCGCTGGTGCTGCTGGCGTTCTTCCTGGTCAGCTGCCAGAACGTCATGCACATCGTCAGGGGCTCCGTCCGCTTCCTGCTCACACACGCCCACCGGGAGCTGGACAAGGAGCTCGGGGAGAGCCCGGGGCTGGCGGACGATGAGGAGGCTCTCTCCGCCAGAGTCGTCCGCCGGCGCGTCCTGGTGAAG GGGAACGAAGTCCTTCATCTCCCTGGAGAGCAGGTGACGGAGGAGCAGTTCACAGATGATCAAGGCAATATAGTCACCAAGAAG GATCGCACCTCAACACCAAACCACTGA
- the NKX6-3 gene encoding homeobox protein Nkx-6.3 has protein sequence MDANLPGTFLLNGPSLGPFPEAKAPVCQYSVQSSFYKLGPPGLGAQLAAGTPHGISDILGRPAATPNSGLLPGYPHAGGFNGLSSPGVYYGPQVGALPKAGGEYLPRGRSCWAEAAPAWRGGRQCGGPPAHLADSIHKKKHTRPTFTGHQIFALEKTFEQTKYLAGPERARLAYSLGMTESQVKVWFQNRRTKWRKKSALEPSSSSQRAGGSGGERAASETEDDEYNKPLDPDSDDEKIRLLLRKHRAAFSMLGLGSHSG, from the exons ATGGACGCCAACCTGCCGGGCACCTTCCTCCTCAACGGCCCCTCGCTGGGCCCCTTCCCCGAGGCCAAGGCGCCCGTCTGCCAGTACTCGGTGCAGAGCTCCTTCTACAAGCTGGGTCCCCCCGGGCTGGGCGCCCAGCTGGCCGCGGGCACCCCGCACGGCATCTCCGACATCCTCGGCCGGCCCGCGGCGACGCCCAACAGCGGCCTCCTGCCCGGGTACCCGCACGCGGGCGGATTTAACGGACTGAGCTCCCCGGGAGTCTATTACGGGCCCCAGGTGGGCGCCCTCCCCAAGGCTGGCGGCGAGTACCTGCCGCGGGGCCGGAGCTGCTGGGCCGAGGCGGCCCCGGCGTGGCGGGGCGGGCGGCAGTGCGGCGGCC cccctgctcacctggCTGACAGCATCCACAAGAAGAAGCACACGCGTCCCACCTTCACAGGGCACCAGATCTTTGCTCTGGAGAAGACTTTTGAGCAGACCAAGTACTTGGCAGGTCCGGAAAGAGCACGGCTGGCCTATTCTCTCGGCATGACTGAGTCCCAGGTGAAG GTCTGGTTCCAGAACCGACGGACCaaatggaggaagaagagcgcCCTGGagccctcctcatcctcacagCGGGCGGGGGGCTCTGGTGGAGAGCGGGCGGCCTCTGAGACCGAGGATGATGAGTACAACAAACCCCTGGACCCCGATTCAGATGACGAGAAGATCcggctgctgctgaggaagcaCCGCGCGGCCTTCTCCATGCTGGGCTTGGGCTCACACAGCGGCTGA
- the GPAT4 gene encoding glycerol-3-phosphate acyltransferase 4 isoform X1: MFLLLPFDSLVVNLLGISITVLFTLLLVFIIVPAIFGVSFGIRKVYMKTLLKIFQWATLRIERGAKEKNHPLYKPYVNGIIAKEPTSLEEEIKELRRSGSGKALDTPEFELSDIFYFCRKGIETIMDDEVTKRFSAEELESWNLLSRTNYNFQYISLRLTVLWGLGVLIRYCFLLPLRIALAFTGISLLVTGTTVVGYLPNGRCKEFLSKHVHLMCYRICVRALTAIITYHDRENRPRNGGICVANHTSPIDVIILASDGYYAMVGQVHGGLMGVIQRAMVKACPHVWFERSEVRDRHLVAKRLTEHVQDKSKLPILIFPEGTCINNTSVMMFKKGSFEIGATVYPVAIKYDPQFGDAFWNSSKYGMVTYLLRMMTSWAIVCSVWYLPPMTRQPEEDAVQFANRVKSAIARQGGLVDLLWDGGLKREKVKDAFKEEQQKLYSKMIVGNHEDRSRS; the protein is encoded by the exons AtgttcctcctgctgccctttgACAGCCTGGTGGTTAATCTCTTGGGGATTTCCATAACTGTCCTCTTCACTCTGCTTCTGGTTTTCATCATCGTGCCAGCAATTTTTGGAGTCTCCTTTGGTATCCGCAAGGTTTACATGaaaactttattaaaaatttttcaG TGGGCGACACTGAGAATAGAGCGTGGTGCCAAGGAGAAGAACCATCCGTTGTACAAGCCCTATGTCAATG GTATCATTGCAAAGGAGCCAACGTCGCTGGAGGAGGAGATCAAGGAGCTCCGGCGGAGCGGCAGCGGCAAAGCCCTGGACACCCCCGAGTTTGAGCTCTCAGACATCTTCTATTTCTGCCGCAAAGGCATTGAGACCATCATGGACGATGAGGTGACCAAGAGGTTCTCAGCTGAAGAGCTGGAGTCCTGGAACCTGCTCAGCAGGACCAACTACAACTTCCAGTACATCAGCCTGCGCCTGACGGTGCTCTGGGGCCTCGGGGTGCTCATCCGCTACTGCTTCCTGCTGCCCCTGCG GATAGCCCTGGCATTTACTGGCATCAGCTTGTTGGTGACTGGCACCACAGTGGTGGGATATTTGCCAAATGGAAG GTGTAAGGAGTTCCTGAGCAAACACGTGCACCTGATGTGTTACCGGATCTGCGTGCGGGCCCTCACAGCCATCATCACCTACCACGACCG AGAAAACAGACCCCGAAACGGAGGCATCTGCGTGGCCAATCACACCTCCCCCATCGACGTGATCATCCTGGCCAGCGATGGCTACTACGCCATG GTGGGTCAGGTCCACGGCGGGCTCATGGGTGTGATACAGAGGGCCATGGTGAAAGCTTGTCCCCACGTCTGGTTCGAGCGCTCTGAGGTCAGAGATCGTCACCTGGTGGCCAAAAG GCTCACAGAACATGTCCAGGACAAGAGCAAACTGCCCATTCTTATTTTTCCAGAAG GAACGTGCATCAACAACACATCTGTGATGATGTTCAAGAAGGGGAGCTTTGAAATCGGAGCCACAGTTTACCCTGTAGCCATCAAG TACGACCCACAGTTCGGAGATGCCTTTTGGAACAGCAGCAAATACGGGATGGTGACCTACCTCCTCAGGATGATGACCAGCTGGGCCATTGTCTGCAGCGTCTGGTACCTGCCCCCAATGACCAGGCAG CCTGAAGAGGATGCAGTGCAGTTTGCCAATCGAGTGAAGTCAGCCATTGCCAGGCAGGGGGGCCTCGTGGATCTGCTCTG ggatggaggaCTGAAGAGGGAGAAGGTGAAAGACGCCTTCAAGGAGGAGCAACAGAAACTCTACAGCAAAATGATTGTAGGCAACCATGAGGACCGGAGCCGCTCCTGa
- the GPAT4 gene encoding glycerol-3-phosphate acyltransferase 4 isoform X2, producing MDDEVTKRFSAEELESWNLLSRTNYNFQYISLRLTVLWGLGVLIRYCFLLPLRIALAFTGISLLVTGTTVVGYLPNGRCKEFLSKHVHLMCYRICVRALTAIITYHDRENRPRNGGICVANHTSPIDVIILASDGYYAMVGQVHGGLMGVIQRAMVKACPHVWFERSEVRDRHLVAKRLTEHVQDKSKLPILIFPEGTCINNTSVMMFKKGSFEIGATVYPVAIKYDPQFGDAFWNSSKYGMVTYLLRMMTSWAIVCSVWYLPPMTRQPEEDAVQFANRVKSAIARQGGLVDLLWDGGLKREKVKDAFKEEQQKLYSKMIVGNHEDRSRS from the exons ATGGACGATGAGGTGACCAAGAGGTTCTCAGCTGAAGAGCTGGAGTCCTGGAACCTGCTCAGCAGGACCAACTACAACTTCCAGTACATCAGCCTGCGCCTGACGGTGCTCTGGGGCCTCGGGGTGCTCATCCGCTACTGCTTCCTGCTGCCCCTGCG GATAGCCCTGGCATTTACTGGCATCAGCTTGTTGGTGACTGGCACCACAGTGGTGGGATATTTGCCAAATGGAAG GTGTAAGGAGTTCCTGAGCAAACACGTGCACCTGATGTGTTACCGGATCTGCGTGCGGGCCCTCACAGCCATCATCACCTACCACGACCG AGAAAACAGACCCCGAAACGGAGGCATCTGCGTGGCCAATCACACCTCCCCCATCGACGTGATCATCCTGGCCAGCGATGGCTACTACGCCATG GTGGGTCAGGTCCACGGCGGGCTCATGGGTGTGATACAGAGGGCCATGGTGAAAGCTTGTCCCCACGTCTGGTTCGAGCGCTCTGAGGTCAGAGATCGTCACCTGGTGGCCAAAAG GCTCACAGAACATGTCCAGGACAAGAGCAAACTGCCCATTCTTATTTTTCCAGAAG GAACGTGCATCAACAACACATCTGTGATGATGTTCAAGAAGGGGAGCTTTGAAATCGGAGCCACAGTTTACCCTGTAGCCATCAAG TACGACCCACAGTTCGGAGATGCCTTTTGGAACAGCAGCAAATACGGGATGGTGACCTACCTCCTCAGGATGATGACCAGCTGGGCCATTGTCTGCAGCGTCTGGTACCTGCCCCCAATGACCAGGCAG CCTGAAGAGGATGCAGTGCAGTTTGCCAATCGAGTGAAGTCAGCCATTGCCAGGCAGGGGGGCCTCGTGGATCTGCTCTG ggatggaggaCTGAAGAGGGAGAAGGTGAAAGACGCCTTCAAGGAGGAGCAACAGAAACTCTACAGCAAAATGATTGTAGGCAACCATGAGGACCGGAGCCGCTCCTGa
- the LOC135403684 gene encoding protein phosphatase 1 regulatory subunit 3C-B-like, producing MPVDLAVRLCLSHSPPIRKLLNSYEELRGNRGRKPLRSCLNQKPSAEPEPERRDNTKSSKGQKKKRVVFADMKGLSLTAVRFFSRIEEDLCDLQHALSDLASFRPRLWDSRPEACRYVLDFPQPSVDYTAFRSSLHRNLVCLESCVIQDRALSGTVKVRNIAYEKKVAVRITFDGWKSFRDVPCQYMHSTYGSADTDIFSFELTLPKPASGRRATEFCISFQCGQKTHWDNNHGKNYKIHHVGGSSRAVKSASGAWEHLGTSGAAALVLSHLQTWQRSETQAPYW from the coding sequence ATGCCCGTGGACCTGGCCGTGCGGCTCTGCCTGAGCCACTCGCCCCCCATCCGCAAGCTGCTGAACTCCTACGAGGAGCTGCGGGGCAACCGAGGCCGCAAACCCCTCCGATCCTGTCTCAACCAGAAGCCGAGCGCAGAACCCGAGCCCGAGCGGCGAGACAACACCAAGAGCTCCAAGGGCCAGAAGAAGAAGCGAGTCGTGTTTGCTGATATGAAGGGGCTCTCGCTGACAGCCGTCCGCTTCTTCTCGAGGATTGAGGAGGACCTTTGTGACTTGCAGCATGCCCTGTCAGACCTTGCCTCCTTCCGCCCCAGGCTGTGGGACTCACGCCCAGAAGCGTGCAGGTACGTGCTGGACTTCCCACAGCCCTCAGTGGACTACACGGCTTTCCGCAGCAGCCTGCACAGGAACCTCGTCTGCCTGGAGAGCTGTGTGATCCAGGACCGTGCTCTGTCAGGGACAGTGAAGGTCAGAAACATCGCCTATGAGAAGAAGGTGGCAGTCCGCATCACCTTCGACGGCTGGAAGAGCTTCCGGGACGTCCCCTGCCAGTACATGCACAGCACGTACGGCTCAGCCGACACAGACATCTTCTCCTTTGAGCTCACCCTGCCCAAGCCAGCCAGCGGCCGCAGGGCCACCGAGTTCTGCATCTCCTTCCAGTGTGGACAGAAGACCCACTGGGACAACAACCATGGGAAGAACTACAAGATCCACCATGTGGGCGGATCCTCCCGTGCCGTGAAGAGTGCCAGTGGGGCCTGGGAGCACCTTGGCACCTCTGGGGCTGCCGCCCTGGTCCTGTCTCACCTGCAGACCTGGCAGCGTTCAGAGACCCAGGCTCCTTACTGGTAG
- the GINS4 gene encoding DNA replication complex GINS protein SLD5: MAAAMAAPGGDEAGADSDGGSSSEELVLTPAQLIRSLEQAWLNEKFAPELLESRPEIVECVVEQLDHMEANLKRAKRGDLKVSVHRMEIERIRFVLSSYLRCRLVKIEKFFPHILEKEKSRAEGEPSILSPEEFAFAKEYMANTEAYLKNVALKHMPPNLQKVSLLKSVPKPNLDSFVFLRVLERQENILVEPETDEQREYAIDLEEGSQHLIRYRTVAPLVASGAVQLI, translated from the exons ATGGCGGCGGCGATGGCGGCGCCCGGGGGGGACGAGGCGGGCGCGGACTCGGacggcggcagcagcagcgaggaGCTGGTGCTCACCCCGGCACAGCTGATCCGCAGCCTGGAGCAG GCCTGGCTCAACGAGAAGTTCGCTCcggagctgctggagagcagaCCCGAGATCGTCGAGTGTGTCGTGGAGCAGCTGGACCACATG GAAGCAAACCTGAAGCGGGCAAAGAGAGGAGACCTGAAGGTGAGCGTGCACCGCATGGAGATCGAGAGGATCCGCTTCGTGCTCAGCAGCTACTTGAGGTGTCGGCTGGTGAAG ATAGAGAAGTTTTTCCCCCACATCCTGGAGAAGGAGAAGTCTCGAGCTGAAGGGGAGCCCTCCATCCTGTCACCAGAGGAGTTTGCTTTTGCTAAAGA GTACATGGCGAACACAGAGGCTTACCTGAAAAACGTGGCCCTAAAACACATGCCACCCAACCTGCAGAAAGTGTCTCTCCTAAAATCAG TTCCAAAGCCCAACCTGGACTCCTTTGTGTTCCTGAGGGTGCTGGAGCGGCAGGAGAACATCCTGGTGGAGCCAGAGACGGATGAGCAGAG GGAATACGCCATCGACCTGGAGGAGGGCTCCCAGCACCTGATCCGCTACAGGACCGTGGCCCCGCTGGTGGCCTCGGGCGCCGTGCAGCTCATCTGA
- the GOLGA7 gene encoding golgin subfamily A member 7 yields MRPQQAPVSGKVFIQRDYSGGTRCQFQSKFPAELENRIDRQQFEETVRTLNNLYAEAEKLGGQSYLEGCLACLTAYTIFLCMETHYEKVLKKIAKFIQEQNEKIYAPQGLLLTDPIERGLRVIEITIYEDRGLTSGR; encoded by the exons aTGAGGCCGCAGCAGGCGCCCGTGTCGGGCAAGGTGTTCATCCAGCGCGACTACAGCGGCGGCACGCGCTGCCAGTTCCAGAGCAAGTTCCCGGCCGAGCTGGAGAACAGG ATTGACAGGCAGCAGTTTGAGGAGACGGTCCGGACGCTGAACAACCTCTATGCAGAAGCTGAAAAACTTGGGGGCCAGTCTTACCTGGAGGGGTGTCTGGCCTGCCTGACTGCCTACACCATCTTCCTGTGCATGGAGACACACTATGAGAAG GTTCTAAAGAAAATTGCCAAGTTCATCCAGGAACAGAACGAGAAGATCTACGCTCCTCAGGGCCTCCTGCTGACAGACCCCATTGAAAGAGGACTCAGAGTT ATTGAAATTACCATTTATGAAGACAGAGGTTTGACCAGCGGAAGATAA